From a region of the Thermomicrobium roseum DSM 5159 genome:
- a CDS encoding helix-turn-helix transcriptional regulator: MVGSGAAVIERLGEGDRVARLVDLLVMLAQAPKRYTRRELAARYQVSERQIGKDLQFLRERLGLAIERAPGGGYYLVSVPRLPSLQLELPQALALLLAAEAGHMIPGISSQELSAALERLRAILPDKMRTLLGHSLQARRPSRLDEHRRKRLFALLEAMALQHTVEMTYRTASRGNQAESRRFDPYCVFPFGRSWYVVGWCHLRSDVRTFKVDRIEYLRDTRVPFRVRSDFSLREFLTKSWGVFQTSELPTEEVELEFSQTAAPWIAEEEWHPSQEIDPLPDGRIRFRVRIPVTPDFVRWVLNYGVDVTVIRPESLREQVLAQARGILRHYGVRETGQLGTAEAAR, from the coding sequence ATGGTGGGCAGTGGAGCGGCAGTCATCGAGCGCCTGGGCGAGGGTGATCGAGTCGCTCGACTGGTCGATCTTCTGGTGATGCTCGCTCAGGCTCCGAAGCGGTATACCCGCCGGGAGCTGGCGGCGCGGTACCAGGTGAGCGAGCGACAGATCGGCAAGGATCTCCAGTTCCTCCGCGAGCGGCTTGGCCTGGCGATCGAGCGCGCTCCTGGTGGCGGATACTATCTGGTCTCCGTTCCGCGCCTTCCCTCGCTTCAGCTCGAGCTTCCTCAAGCTTTGGCGCTCCTCCTGGCAGCAGAAGCTGGGCACATGATCCCGGGTATCTCGTCCCAAGAGCTGAGCGCGGCGCTCGAGCGACTCCGGGCGATCCTGCCGGACAAGATGCGGACGCTCTTGGGGCATTCGCTCCAGGCACGCCGACCGAGTCGATTGGACGAGCACCGACGGAAGCGCTTGTTCGCTCTGTTGGAAGCGATGGCGCTGCAGCACACGGTCGAGATGACGTACCGGACAGCGTCACGCGGGAACCAGGCGGAGAGTCGTCGCTTCGATCCGTACTGCGTCTTTCCCTTCGGCCGCTCGTGGTACGTGGTCGGCTGGTGTCACTTGCGATCCGATGTTCGCACCTTCAAGGTGGACCGCATCGAGTACCTCCGAGATACCCGCGTACCGTTTCGCGTCCGGTCCGATTTCTCGCTGCGCGAGTTCTTGACCAAGAGTTGGGGAGTATTCCAAACGAGCGAACTCCCGACCGAGGAGGTCGAACTCGAGTTCTCGCAGACGGCAGCCCCCTGGATCGCCGAAGAGGAGTGGCATCCGAGCCAAGAGATCGACCCCTTGCCCGATGGGCGCATCCGTTTCCGGGTGCGCATACCAGTGACTCCCGATTTCGTCCGCTGGGTGCTCAACTATGGCGTCGACGTGACCGTGATCCGCCCAGAATCGC
- a CDS encoding WecB/TagA/CpsF family glycosyltransferase, which translates to MTEMLGATGWKLRRVLILGLPVHDVTLAEAVQLILAWSREASDLQQVITLNPEMVMAARRDPAFRAVVERAALVTPDGIGLILAAHWRGTPLRGRVTGVDLVEALARTEVRLFFLGAAPGVAERAAAVLARSAGATIVGTWAGSPRPEDAPETLARIAAARPDVLCVAYGAPAQDCWIARHRTELTAAGVRVALGVGGTFDYLAGIVPRPPRIVRHLGLEWLYRLLRQPWRWRRQLVLPHFALLALADGLANRLAGREHDEPEAIP; encoded by the coding sequence ATGACCGAGATGCTGGGAGCTACCGGCTGGAAACTACGCCGCGTGCTTATCCTCGGCCTGCCGGTGCACGACGTCACGCTCGCGGAAGCAGTTCAGCTCATCCTAGCCTGGAGCCGGGAGGCGAGTGACCTGCAGCAGGTGATCACGCTCAATCCGGAGATGGTGATGGCCGCTCGCCGCGACCCGGCCTTTCGAGCCGTCGTCGAACGGGCGGCACTGGTGACACCGGATGGAATCGGCCTGATCCTGGCGGCCCACTGGCGTGGGACACCGCTCCGTGGGCGGGTGACCGGCGTGGACCTCGTCGAAGCGTTGGCCCGGACCGAAGTCCGCCTCTTTTTTCTCGGTGCAGCGCCCGGAGTTGCCGAGCGTGCGGCAGCGGTGCTGGCTCGCTCGGCTGGAGCGACCATCGTCGGTACCTGGGCTGGCTCGCCGCGCCCTGAAGATGCCCCCGAGACGCTCGCTCGCATCGCGGCTGCTCGCCCGGACGTCCTCTGTGTCGCGTACGGGGCGCCGGCCCAGGACTGCTGGATCGCTCGGCACCGCACGGAACTGACTGCTGCGGGCGTGCGGGTCGCCCTCGGGGTGGGCGGAACCTTCGACTACCTCGCCGGCATCGTCCCGCGTCCCCCGCGCATCGTTCGGCACCTCGGCTTGGAATGGTTGTATCGTTTGCTACGGCAGCCGTGGCGGTGGCGACGGCAGCTGGTATTGCCGCATTTCGCGCTCCTTGCCCTCGCCGATGGACTGGCGAATCGGCTTGCCGGCAGGGAGCATGACGAACCGGAGGCCATACCGTGA
- a CDS encoding B-box zinc finger protein — protein MTSVLDERSCPRHPGTTTRLRCSKCGTPICPRCMVETPVGYRCPACAGLSGGAWGDLPGSLLVRAAAAGLLVAFVVGWLWSRIPEWQFYLALLLGFGVAEAMAAAARLRRGLALQVLGIAGVAVGLVISRLLLLAELGPETPALPSRLSDPRFIAALQLRPIPDLLFAALALLIPFVRFRGAR, from the coding sequence GTGACCAGCGTGCTCGACGAGCGATCCTGTCCGCGTCACCCCGGCACCACGACTCGTCTCCGCTGCAGCAAGTGCGGGACACCGATCTGTCCCCGCTGCATGGTCGAAACGCCGGTCGGATACCGCTGCCCAGCTTGTGCCGGTCTCTCTGGTGGTGCATGGGGTGACCTGCCTGGTTCGCTCCTGGTACGGGCGGCGGCAGCCGGGCTCCTGGTCGCCTTCGTCGTCGGTTGGCTCTGGAGTCGCATTCCGGAGTGGCAATTCTACCTGGCGCTCCTCCTCGGCTTCGGTGTCGCCGAAGCGATGGCCGCGGCGGCCCGCTTGCGGCGTGGGCTGGCCCTCCAAGTACTGGGGATCGCGGGCGTCGCAGTCGGGCTCGTCATCTCGCGCCTGCTCTTGCTCGCCGAACTCGGCCCCGAGACGCCAGCGCTTCCGAGCCGACTGAGCGATCCCCGCTTCATCGCTGCCCTCCAGCTCCGGCCCATCCCTGACCTCCTATTCGCCGCACTCGCGCTTCTCATCCCGTTCGTTCGCTTCCGGGGAGCACGATGA
- a CDS encoding bifunctional heptose 7-phosphate kinase/heptose 1-phosphate adenyltransferase — protein sequence MSELRRRLLRILDDVKTKRFLVVGDLYLDRYIFGEPTRISREAPVLVLEERQIAHRPGGGAAPGLALVALGATVQQAGVIGDDPEGALLRQLLVEQAVGVDSIVVDPTRPTTVKTRIVATGPYNVLPQQLVRVDRQVRRTLRQTEEEQLVSAIARAAPHVDAIVLSDYRSGVLTSRVIATALASGKLTAVDSQGRLDAFRQATVIKCNRAEAERFLERSLAERAERVRTLPVLWRELACEVLVVTLGGDGAALVTAEGYREFPPPAVRTVFDVTGAGDTVLAVLAGALACAATPIEALALAQLAASIVIGKFGNAQATTEELRSALERDDLVELPESER from the coding sequence ATGAGCGAACTGCGCCGACGCCTGCTGCGCATCCTCGACGACGTGAAGACCAAGCGTTTCCTGGTCGTCGGCGACTTGTATCTCGATCGCTATATCTTCGGCGAACCAACGCGCATCTCGCGGGAAGCACCGGTTCTCGTCCTTGAGGAGCGGCAGATCGCGCATCGGCCAGGCGGCGGGGCAGCACCCGGGCTCGCGTTGGTCGCCTTGGGTGCCACCGTCCAGCAAGCGGGCGTGATCGGTGATGATCCGGAAGGCGCGCTCTTGCGCCAGCTGCTTGTCGAGCAGGCCGTCGGGGTGGACAGCATCGTCGTCGATCCGACGCGCCCGACGACCGTCAAGACCCGCATCGTCGCCACCGGGCCGTACAACGTCCTCCCGCAGCAGTTAGTCCGCGTGGACCGTCAGGTGCGTCGGACTCTGCGCCAGACTGAGGAGGAGCAGCTCGTCTCCGCGATCGCCAGGGCTGCACCCCACGTGGACGCCATCGTCCTCTCCGATTACCGGAGCGGTGTGCTGACTTCCCGCGTCATCGCGACGGCTCTGGCATCCGGCAAGCTGACCGCAGTCGATTCGCAAGGGCGCCTCGATGCCTTCCGACAGGCGACGGTGATCAAGTGCAACCGCGCCGAGGCGGAGCGTTTCCTCGAACGCTCGCTCGCCGAGCGGGCGGAACGGGTCCGGACGCTGCCGGTGCTCTGGCGGGAACTCGCCTGCGAGGTGCTCGTCGTGACGCTGGGCGGCGACGGTGCTGCACTCGTCACTGCCGAGGGGTATCGCGAGTTCCCGCCGCCAGCAGTCCGGACGGTCTTCGATGTCACCGGTGCGGGCGATACCGTTCTGGCCGTCCTCGCGGGTGCTCTGGCCTGCGCGGCGACACCGATCGAGGCGCTCGCACTGGCTCAGCTCGCGGCCAGCATCGTGATCGGCAAGTTCGGGAATGCCCAGGCGACCACCGAGGAACTCCGGAGCGCCCTCGAGCGCGATGACCTCGTGGAATTGCCGGAGTCGGAGCGCTAG
- a CDS encoding ABC transporter ATP-binding protein, with product MSLDRALLRRVLQSALPYRWSIGLMVLAILLTSVTEALQPQLVRVLVDRALPAPGRSGDLLLLTLLSIGMVALPLLGGLIGVWQRQLSARVGEGIIFDLRAALYERLLQQGFRFFTGVKAGELVSRLTNDVVAAQRAVTSTVTNLVSNVAVIAVSLAMMLAMDWRLTLLAFLVFPALVLPTRRFGNRLRALTRAQMERNAAMTAQLTETLGVSGALLVKLFGRRADEVARFRERAAAVRDIGIELAVAGRWLMVFYGMTAAVGTAVVTWSGGVLALRGGLTTGELVAFIVYLARLYGPVTALLNTHVDLATSLVSFERIYQLLDRPIEIRERENAVRIERPRGAIAFEDVWFTYLAESSEAGEPLPLAGREDKWNESLRYWALARVSFRVEPGQLVALVGPSGAGKTTVTYLLARLFDPTRGRITLDGYDLRDLSLDTLARAIGMVTQEPYLFHDTVAANLRYARPEATQAELEAAARAAQIHERITQLPQGYQTVVGERGYRLSGGEKQRLALARLFLADPPVLVLDEATSSLDSESERLIQEALATLMRGRTTLVIAHRLSTILAADRILVMEGGQIVEQGTHHELLAQGGLYARLYRLQFAVEPAA from the coding sequence GTGTCGCTCGACCGTGCGCTCCTCCGGCGCGTTCTGCAATCGGCTCTTCCCTATCGTTGGTCGATCGGGCTCATGGTGCTGGCGATCCTGCTGACCTCGGTCACTGAGGCGCTCCAGCCGCAACTCGTGCGTGTCCTCGTCGATCGTGCCCTCCCGGCTCCTGGGCGATCGGGTGACCTCCTCTTGCTCACGCTGCTCAGTATCGGGATGGTGGCGTTGCCGCTCCTCGGTGGCCTCATCGGTGTGTGGCAACGCCAGCTGAGCGCGCGCGTCGGGGAAGGAATCATCTTTGACCTGCGTGCTGCCCTTTACGAGCGTCTCTTGCAGCAAGGCTTTCGGTTCTTCACCGGAGTCAAGGCTGGCGAACTCGTCTCGCGTCTCACCAACGATGTCGTCGCTGCCCAGCGTGCGGTGACGAGTACCGTGACCAACTTGGTGAGCAATGTCGCCGTGATCGCCGTCTCGCTCGCCATGATGCTGGCCATGGACTGGCGCTTGACACTCTTGGCCTTTCTCGTTTTTCCGGCGCTCGTCTTGCCTACCCGTCGTTTCGGGAATCGTTTGCGTGCATTGACGCGGGCACAGATGGAGCGGAATGCCGCGATGACGGCGCAACTCACCGAAACGCTCGGCGTGAGTGGGGCATTGCTGGTCAAGTTGTTCGGCCGCCGCGCCGATGAGGTGGCACGGTTCCGCGAGAGAGCGGCTGCCGTGCGCGACATCGGCATCGAGCTGGCTGTCGCGGGACGCTGGCTCATGGTGTTCTACGGGATGACCGCAGCGGTCGGCACAGCTGTCGTGACCTGGTCCGGAGGGGTGCTGGCGCTCCGCGGTGGGCTGACGACCGGTGAGTTGGTGGCGTTCATCGTGTATCTGGCACGGCTCTATGGGCCAGTGACCGCGCTGCTCAACACCCACGTCGATCTCGCGACCTCGCTCGTCAGTTTCGAGCGGATCTATCAGCTGCTCGATCGACCGATCGAGATCCGCGAGCGCGAGAACGCTGTCCGCATCGAGCGCCCGCGTGGTGCGATCGCGTTCGAGGACGTTTGGTTCACTTATTTGGCCGAATCCAGCGAGGCTGGCGAGCCCCTTCCCCTGGCGGGGCGCGAGGACAAGTGGAACGAGTCGCTGCGCTATTGGGCTCTTGCTCGTGTTTCCTTCCGGGTCGAGCCGGGTCAGCTGGTGGCCCTGGTTGGCCCGAGCGGCGCCGGCAAGACGACTGTCACCTATCTTCTCGCCAGGTTGTTCGATCCGACCCGGGGCCGGATCACGCTCGATGGTTACGATCTCCGCGATCTCTCGCTCGACACATTGGCTCGGGCCATCGGGATGGTGACGCAGGAGCCGTATCTCTTCCACGATACCGTTGCCGCGAACCTGCGCTACGCGCGGCCGGAAGCGACACAGGCAGAGCTCGAGGCTGCTGCGCGGGCCGCGCAGATCCACGAGCGGATCACCCAGCTCCCGCAGGGGTACCAAACGGTCGTCGGCGAGCGAGGGTATCGCCTCTCTGGTGGAGAAAAGCAGCGCCTCGCCCTGGCACGCCTCTTCTTGGCCGATCCACCCGTTCTCGTGCTCGACGAGGCGACTTCCTCGCTCGATTCCGAATCGGAGCGCCTCATCCAAGAAGCGCTCGCGACACTGATGCGTGGCCGGACCACGTTGGTGATCGCCCACCGACTTTCCACGATCCTGGCGGCGGATCGTATCCTCGTCATGGAGGGTGGTCAGATCGTCGAGCAGGGAACGCACCACGAGCTTCTAGCACAGGGTGGACTCTACGCGCGTCTGTACCGTCTGCAGTTCGCGGTCGAGCCGGCAGCCTAG
- a CDS encoding LLM class flavin-dependent oxidoreductase, producing the protein MPWPRVAIDQPDRNNAVGALAAIQRLEAAGVPAIWTVTGGRTIDALTVYAAAAVRSERIILGTGIIPTYPRHPFVTAQQTLAVHQLAPGRIRLGLGPSHRPIIEGSLGIPMERPLAHLREYVTIVRGLLWDGQIDFQGEFFRVRQRLPETAPVPIYTSALRPKAFQLAGEIADGVISWMCPPSYIHERAVPALENGARAAGRTRRPRLVVQVPVVMTTDVAVMREKARPVVGLYGRMPFYAQMFETAGFPLENGTPSDALLDHLVVWGDRDTVGERLAQLLEGGIDELLTMLIPVADHLAEEAELAAVLAALDRRFGWSG; encoded by the coding sequence ATGCCGTGGCCGCGCGTCGCCATCGACCAGCCTGATCGCAACAATGCTGTCGGTGCTCTCGCCGCGATCCAGCGCTTGGAGGCAGCCGGAGTACCTGCCATCTGGACCGTGACCGGTGGCCGGACGATCGATGCCTTGACCGTCTACGCGGCCGCCGCAGTGCGGTCCGAGCGGATCATCCTGGGTACGGGAATCATCCCGACCTATCCTCGCCACCCGTTCGTGACGGCGCAGCAGACACTCGCCGTGCATCAGTTGGCGCCAGGCCGGATTCGCCTGGGACTCGGGCCGAGCCATCGGCCGATCATCGAAGGCTCGCTCGGTATCCCGATGGAGCGTCCCCTGGCGCACCTGCGGGAGTATGTGACGATCGTGCGCGGTCTCCTCTGGGACGGGCAGATCGACTTTCAAGGCGAATTTTTCCGGGTCCGCCAGCGCCTCCCGGAGACGGCACCGGTGCCGATCTACACCTCCGCACTGCGCCCGAAAGCGTTCCAGTTGGCCGGCGAAATCGCCGACGGCGTGATCTCCTGGATGTGCCCACCCAGTTACATCCACGAGCGTGCGGTTCCGGCGCTGGAGAACGGGGCCCGAGCTGCCGGGCGCACCCGCCGGCCCCGTCTCGTGGTGCAGGTACCGGTGGTCATGACGACCGATGTCGCGGTCATGCGTGAGAAGGCACGACCAGTCGTCGGTCTCTATGGGCGCATGCCTTTCTATGCCCAAATGTTCGAGACGGCCGGGTTCCCGCTGGAAAACGGTACTCCGAGCGATGCTCTGCTCGACCATCTGGTGGTGTGGGGTGACCGCGACACGGTGGGAGAACGGCTGGCGCAACTGCTCGAGGGCGGTATCGACGAGTTGTTGACGATGCTCATCCCAGTCGCCGACCACCTGGCCGAGGAAGCGGAACTCGCCGCTGTGCTGGCGGCGCTCGACCGGCGCTTCGGCTGGAGCGGGTGA
- a CDS encoding class II histone deacetylase: MSLAYCYDERFLQHDTGLDAHHLPDGSILDPVEHPSSARIIRRTAQLIAASGLLEGALVVAARPATEDELTAYHTPEYIAHVQQVTKSGGGWLDPETPVVPGSWEAALLAAGAAIELTDVVLAGRASCAFGLLRPPGHHAMRDQGMGFCVFNNVVLATRHAQRRGVQRIMVLDWDVHHGNGTQAAFWDDPSVLFVSLHQDNWYPEGWGAVDQIGGPDSEGTTVNIPLPPGTGNRGYLAALERIVVPIARQFRPEMIFVSAGQDASMEDPLGRMLVTMRGYRAMARLVRDLADELCAGRLVVLMEGGYSLRYVPFCTLAVIEGMIGRESGIADPHEGTSELSQAEREFRPDQEAAIEAARQVLSRYWQL, translated from the coding sequence ATGTCGCTCGCCTACTGCTACGACGAACGTTTTCTCCAGCACGACACAGGACTCGATGCACACCACTTGCCGGACGGCTCGATTCTCGATCCGGTCGAGCATCCCTCCAGCGCACGCATCATCCGCCGGACTGCCCAGCTCATCGCTGCCTCCGGTCTTCTCGAGGGAGCACTCGTCGTGGCGGCTCGCCCGGCAACCGAGGACGAACTCACTGCCTACCACACGCCCGAGTACATCGCGCACGTCCAGCAGGTGACCAAGAGCGGCGGAGGCTGGCTCGATCCGGAGACTCCGGTCGTCCCTGGCTCATGGGAAGCTGCCCTGCTTGCGGCGGGCGCCGCCATCGAGCTCACCGATGTCGTCCTCGCTGGCCGGGCATCGTGTGCCTTCGGCCTGCTGCGGCCGCCCGGGCACCACGCGATGCGCGATCAGGGAATGGGCTTTTGCGTCTTCAACAACGTCGTGCTCGCCACCCGGCATGCCCAGCGACGGGGTGTGCAGCGCATCATGGTCCTGGACTGGGATGTCCATCATGGCAACGGTACCCAAGCTGCCTTTTGGGACGACCCCTCAGTGTTGTTCGTCTCGCTCCACCAGGACAACTGGTACCCGGAGGGTTGGGGCGCAGTCGACCAGATCGGTGGGCCGGATAGCGAGGGCACCACGGTCAATATCCCGCTCCCACCGGGGACGGGCAATCGCGGCTATCTGGCAGCCCTGGAGCGGATCGTCGTCCCGATCGCCCGTCAGTTCCGACCGGAGATGATCTTCGTCTCCGCCGGACAAGATGCCAGCATGGAGGACCCGCTCGGGCGCATGCTGGTAACCATGCGAGGTTACCGCGCGATGGCGCGACTGGTTCGCGATCTGGCTGACGAGCTCTGTGCTGGGCGCCTGGTTGTGCTGATGGAGGGTGGATACTCCCTCCGGTATGTCCCCTTCTGCACGCTGGCTGTCATCGAGGGAATGATCGGGCGCGAGAGCGGCATCGCCGATCCTCACGAGGGGACCAGCGAGCTCTCGCAGGCTGAGCGGGAGTTCCGCCCTGATCAGGAGGCAGCGATCGAGGCTGCTCGTCAGGTCTTGTCGCGCTATTGGCAACTCTGA
- the uvrB gene encoding excinuclease ABC subunit UvrB, whose translation MSRFELVTDFQPTGDQPQAIEQLVEGLQRGYRHQTLLGATGTGKTFTMACVIARWQRPTLVLAPNKTLAAQLYSEFREFFPRNAVEYFVSYYDYYQPEAYIPQTDTYIEKETEINDEIDRLRLAATRAVRTRRDVIIVASVSCIYGIGSPEEWDKSILALRRGQVVRRDKILRHLVDLQYDRNDMTLVRGTFRARGDLIEVFPAYEEFAVRIELWGDEVERIVEFDPLTGEILATREVMEIFPAKHWVTSGERLEAAIRSIEAELEERLAELRAQGKLLEAQRLEQRTRYDIEMLREVGYCSGIENYSRHLSGRKPGEPPWTLLDYFPDDYLMFIDESHLAIPQVRGMYHGDRSRKEILVEYGFRLPSARDNRPLTFEEFLERINQVIYVSATPGPWEREVSQQIVEQVIRPTGILDPEISVRPTKGQIDDLLHEIRQRVARGERALVTTLTKKMAEDLADYLKEIGIRTHYLHSEIDTIERVEILRDLRLGIYDVVVGINLLREGLDLPEVSLVAILDADKEGYLRSESALIQMIGRAARHVNGHVIMYADTITSSMQKAIEETYRRRQIQMAYNQEHGIEPRSIVKQVRDLTDRIRQAAEERAPYEVAAPVPHAGAIGELAPDELARLIRDLERQMKEAAKQLEFEKAALLRDQIFELRRLQEALR comes from the coding sequence ATGAGCCGTTTCGAACTCGTCACCGATTTTCAACCGACCGGCGACCAGCCCCAAGCGATCGAGCAGTTAGTGGAGGGCCTCCAGCGCGGATACCGGCACCAGACGCTGCTCGGCGCGACGGGGACAGGAAAGACGTTCACCATGGCATGCGTCATCGCCCGTTGGCAACGGCCGACGCTCGTTCTCGCGCCGAACAAGACGCTCGCTGCACAGCTCTACTCGGAGTTCCGTGAGTTCTTCCCACGCAATGCCGTCGAGTACTTCGTGAGCTACTACGACTATTACCAGCCCGAGGCCTACATCCCGCAGACCGATACCTATATCGAAAAGGAAACAGAGATCAACGACGAGATCGACCGTTTGCGCCTCGCCGCAACGCGTGCGGTGCGGACCCGGCGCGACGTGATCATCGTCGCCAGCGTTTCCTGTATCTATGGCATCGGTTCACCTGAGGAGTGGGACAAATCGATTCTCGCCTTGCGGCGCGGTCAGGTCGTCCGGCGCGACAAGATCCTTCGTCACCTGGTCGACTTGCAGTACGACCGCAACGACATGACGCTCGTCCGCGGCACCTTCCGCGCTCGTGGCGACCTCATCGAGGTCTTTCCGGCCTACGAGGAATTCGCGGTGCGCATCGAGCTTTGGGGCGACGAGGTCGAACGGATCGTCGAGTTCGATCCCTTGACCGGCGAGATCCTGGCCACGCGCGAGGTGATGGAAATCTTTCCCGCCAAGCACTGGGTCACGAGCGGAGAACGGCTGGAAGCAGCTATCCGGAGTATCGAGGCTGAGCTGGAGGAGCGCCTGGCCGAACTCCGCGCCCAAGGGAAGCTCCTCGAGGCACAACGACTCGAGCAGCGGACCCGCTATGACATCGAGATGCTCCGCGAGGTCGGCTACTGCAGCGGCATCGAGAACTATTCCCGGCACCTCTCGGGACGCAAGCCTGGCGAGCCACCCTGGACGCTCCTCGACTATTTCCCTGACGACTACCTGATGTTCATCGACGAGTCGCACCTGGCGATCCCTCAGGTGCGCGGCATGTACCACGGCGACCGCTCGCGCAAGGAGATCCTCGTCGAGTACGGTTTCCGGCTCCCTTCGGCACGCGACAACCGTCCCTTGACGTTCGAGGAGTTTCTGGAGCGCATCAACCAGGTGATCTATGTCTCCGCCACACCGGGTCCCTGGGAGCGGGAAGTGAGCCAGCAGATCGTCGAGCAAGTGATCCGGCCCACCGGCATCCTGGATCCGGAGATCTCCGTGCGGCCGACCAAGGGGCAGATCGACGATCTCTTGCATGAGATCCGCCAACGCGTCGCACGCGGTGAGCGCGCACTCGTCACCACGCTCACCAAGAAGATGGCAGAGGACTTAGCTGATTACCTGAAGGAAATCGGGATCCGTACCCACTACCTGCACAGCGAGATCGATACCATCGAGCGCGTCGAGATTCTCCGCGATCTGCGGCTCGGCATCTACGATGTGGTGGTCGGCATCAACCTCCTGCGCGAGGGGCTGGACCTGCCGGAGGTCTCCTTGGTCGCCATCCTCGATGCCGACAAAGAGGGCTATCTCCGGTCCGAGAGCGCACTCATCCAGATGATCGGTCGTGCTGCCCGACACGTGAACGGGCACGTCATCATGTATGCCGATACGATCACTTCCTCGATGCAGAAGGCGATCGAGGAAACCTATCGGCGGCGCCAGATCCAGATGGCCTACAACCAGGAACACGGTATCGAACCACGCAGCATCGTCAAACAGGTGCGCGACCTCACTGACCGCATTCGGCAGGCGGCAGAGGAGCGCGCCCCGTACGAGGTCGCTGCCCCCGTGCCCCATGCCGGAGCGATCGGCGAACTGGCTCCGGACGAACTCGCACGGCTGATCCGGGACCTCGAGCGGCAGATGAAGGAAGCAGCCAAACAGCTGGAGTTCGAGAAGGCCGCCCTGCTGCGCGACCAGATTTTCGAGCTCCGTCGCCTTCAGGAAGCCCTGCGCTGA
- a CDS encoding DUF981 family protein yields the protein MFIDYLTIMMVAVVVGALLAAWYGWRFLDAPAELVRPWGWSFLATGLLLAIPALHLTLTWPLPGGNNIIMGEPALYFGVLLSLAGLIILIGHDLRPLAWLSLPGGIMLVVIAGAILQHGLTRSPVMWAIAYGAIGIAGILVPVSFRVPSLRLIAAVLLVVGAAIFAIGAVGAYLEHPGPDNFGQWRPLPLRS from the coding sequence ATGTTCATCGATTACCTGACCATCATGATGGTCGCTGTCGTGGTGGGGGCGTTGCTGGCTGCATGGTATGGGTGGCGCTTTCTCGATGCTCCCGCTGAACTCGTGCGGCCCTGGGGTTGGAGTTTCCTGGCGACCGGATTGCTCCTCGCGATACCAGCCTTGCATCTGACGCTCACGTGGCCGTTGCCGGGTGGTAACAACATCATCATGGGTGAGCCGGCTCTTTACTTCGGGGTGCTGCTGTCGCTCGCTGGGCTGATTATCTTGATCGGGCACGATCTCCGGCCACTGGCCTGGCTGAGTCTACCCGGAGGCATCATGCTCGTCGTGATCGCTGGCGCCATTCTCCAGCATGGGCTCACGCGCAGCCCAGTGATGTGGGCGATCGCCTATGGGGCGATCGGGATCGCCGGCATACTCGTACCAGTGAGCTTCCGCGTTCCGTCCCTTCGCCTGATCGCTGCGGTCCTGCTCGTCGTCGGCGCGGCGATTTTCGCGATCGGCGCTGTTGGCGCCTATCTCGAACATCCTGGTCCGGATAATTTCGGACAGTGGCGGCCACTCCCGCTGCGCTCCTGA
- a CDS encoding response regulator transcription factor yields the protein MRLLIVDDHALFRDGLRSLLEARGVEVVGEAANGREAVELARQLKPDIVLMDLTMPEVDGLTATRILVTELPEVKVVVLTASDDEADLFESIKSGAYGYLLKNLEADEFFRALEAVQSGLPVFTPHLARRVLQEFGREGVHRPEGPALTERERELLELLVQGVTSNRELAQRLFISENTVKYHLRNIMTKLHLENRAQVIAYALRTGLVRTRPDEPPRS from the coding sequence ATGCGTCTCTTGATCGTCGATGACCATGCGCTCTTTCGCGATGGCCTGCGCAGCCTCCTGGAAGCACGGGGTGTCGAGGTCGTCGGCGAGGCGGCGAATGGACGCGAGGCGGTGGAACTCGCGCGCCAGCTGAAACCGGATATCGTGCTTATGGATCTCACGATGCCAGAAGTCGATGGCTTGACGGCGACACGCATTCTCGTGACGGAACTCCCGGAAGTGAAAGTCGTCGTGCTCACCGCCTCGGACGACGAGGCAGATCTCTTCGAGTCCATCAAGTCGGGCGCGTACGGGTACTTGCTCAAGAACCTGGAGGCTGACGAGTTCTTTCGCGCGCTCGAAGCAGTCCAGTCGGGTCTGCCGGTCTTCACTCCCCATCTCGCGCGACGGGTTTTGCAAGAGTTCGGCCGGGAGGGAGTGCACCGCCCCGAAGGACCGGCTTTGACAGAGCGCGAACGCGAACTCTTGGAACTGCTCGTGCAAGGTGTGACCTCGAACCGAGAACTAGCCCAGCGGCTCTTCATCAGCGAGAACACGGTCAAGTATCACCTGCGCAACATCATGACCAAACTTCACCTGGAAAATCGGGCACAGGTGATCGCCTACGCTCTCCGGACTGGCCTTGTCCGCACCCGGCCCGACGAGCCACCACGTTCCTAA